Proteins from one Camelina sativa cultivar DH55 chromosome 8, Cs, whole genome shotgun sequence genomic window:
- the LOC104707955 gene encoding transcription factor bHLH57-like, with protein MGGLMRFGELEEQFSQLLDTTTEEKIPFLQMLQCIDPNFTTAEPFLQSLLQIQTLEPKSCHTHTLDAITIKRDPGQTDDPEKDPRTEDGGAATTTVLKEKRKRKRTRAPKNKDEVENQRMTHIAVERNRRRQMNEHLNSLRSLMPPSFLQRGDQASIVGGAIDFIKELEQLLQSLEAEKRNDGTNETPKTASSTSSSSRACTTNSSVSSVSTTSEDGFPARYGGGETAEVEATVIQNHVSLKVRCKRGKGQILRAIVSIEELKLAILHLSISSSFDFVVYSFNLKIEDGCKLGSADEIATAVHQIFEQINGEMMWSNLSRT; from the exons ATGGGAGGATTAATGAGATTTGGTGAATTAGAAGAACAATTTTCTCAGCTTTTAGACACTACAACAGAAGAGAAGATCCCATTTCTACAAATGCTTCAATGCATAGACCCAAATTTTACAACAGCAGAACCATTTCTCCAATCACTTCTCCAGATCCAAACCCTAGAACCTAAGAGCTGTCACACTCACACCCTTGATGCAATAACCATCAAAAGAGATCCGGGTCAAACAGATGACCCGGAAAAGGATCCGAGAACAGAAGACGGAGGAGCAGCAACGACGACGGTcctcaaagaaaaaagaaaacggaAACGTACAAGAGCTCCAAAGAACAAAGACGAAGTTGAAAACCAAAGAATGACTCACATTGCCGTCGAACGTAACCGAAGACGACAAATGAATGAACACTTAAACTCCCTCCGGTCTCTCATGCCTCCTTCGTTTCTCCAACGG ggTGATCAAGCTTCGATCGTGGGAGGAGCAATAGATTTCATAAAGGAACTCGAGCAACTCTTGCAATCTCTAGAAGCTGAGAAACGAAACGATGGAACTAACGAAACTCCTAAAACGGCGTCGTCTACTTCATCTTCGTCTCGTGCATGTACTACTAACTCTTCTGTTTCTAGCGTCTCGACGACGTCGGAAGATGGATTTCCGGCGAGATACGGCGGTGGGGAGACGGCGGAAGTGGAAGCTACGGTGATACAGAACCATGTGAGCTTGAAGGTTCGGTGTAAGAGAGGAAAAGGACAGATCTTGAGAGCTATTGTCTCCATTGAAGAACTAAAGCTTGCGATTCtacatctctctatctcttcttcctttgacTTTGTCGTCTACTCTTTCAATCTCAAg ATTGAAGATGGTTGTAAATTAGGATCAGCAGATGAGATAGCGACGGCCGTTCATCAGATCTTCGAGCAAATCAACGGTGAAATGATGTGGTCAAATCTTAGTCGAACTTAG
- the LOC104707956 gene encoding WAT1-related protein At4g01450 isoform X2, with translation MAGFIDGKWAPMITGVFINIILGMVNALVKKVLDGGINHMVIATYRLGISTVFLIPIAYFWERKTRPKLTISISCQLFVSALFGASLMQYFYLLGLSYTSATLGSAFWAIMPSLTFVMALLFGFEKLNLRTKVGHGVVLGTLISLVGALLLTMYEGIPLTHSQPQATVSNNHTGHENWIKGCLFLLTGVVLFSSWMLIQAKINTNYPSPYSSTVILSVFGTLQCALLSLIKTRHVDDWILRDELTIITVVIAGVVAQGMCTVGISWCIKQQGPVFSSAFSPVVLMSATLFDFLILHRVIYLGSVIGSVVVVIGLYIFLWSRGKQIEECKTMKLPTNTVDEEKEEEGRTNVNRGQLLVIPMTP, from the exons ATGGCGGGTTTTATCGATGGGAAATGGGCACCGATGATAACGGGTGTTTTCATTAACATCATTTTGGGAATGGTTAACGCTTTGGTTAAGAAAGTTCTTGATGGAGGCATTAATCATATGGTTATTGCTACCTATCGTTTGGGCATTTCCACTGTTTTTCTTATTCCAATCGCTTACTTTTGGGAACG GAAAACAAGACCAAAGCTAACCATAAGCATCTCATGTCAGCTTTTCGTCAGTGCCCTTTTTGG gGCGAGCTTGATGCAATATTTCTACTTGCTTGGACTCTCCTACACTTCTGCGACGTTGGGATCTGCTTTCTGGGCCATAATGCCTTCCCTCACTTTCGTTATGGCTTTACTATTTGG GTTCGAAAAGCTAAACTTGAGAACCAAAGTAGGACACGGCGTCGTTCTTGGAACTTTGATAAGCTTAGTAGGAGCTTTACTTCTTACTATGTATGAAGGCATCCCATTAACACACTCTCAACCACAAGCAACGGTGTCAAACAACCACACAGGGCATGAGAACTGGATCAAaggttgtttatttttgttgacaGGAGTTGTACTTTTTAGTTCTTGGATGCTTATACAAGCCAAAATCAACACGAATTACCCTTCTCCATACTCGAGTACCGTTATTTTGTCGGTCTTTGGTACGCTTCAGTGTGCCCTTCTTAGTCTGATCAAGACTAGACATGTTGACGATTGGATCCTCAGAGACGAGCTTACCATTATAACCGTCGTTATAGCG GGTGTGGTTGCACAAGGAATGTGTACAGTAGGCATATCGTGGTGTATCAAACAACAAGGACCTGTCTTTTCCTCAGCATTTAGTCCTGTCGTGCTTATGTCTGCTACCTTGTTCGATTTCTTGATTCTTCATCGTGTGATTTATTTGGgaag CGTTATCGGATCTGTGGTGGTTGTGATCggtttatacatatttttatggaGTAGGGGTAAGCAAATAGAGGAGTGTAAGACCATGAAGTTGCCTACCAATACGGTGGAcgaagaaaaggaagaggaagGCCGTACAAATGTTAACAGAGGCCAACTTTTGGTTATACCAATGACCCCTTGA
- the LOC104707956 gene encoding WAT1-related protein At4g01450 isoform X1 → MAGFIDGKWAPMITGVFINIILGMVNALVKKVLDGGINHMVIATYRLGISTVFLIPIAYFWERKTRPKLTISISCQLFVSALFGASLMQYFYLLGLSYTSATLGSAFWAIMPSLTFVMALLFGFEKLNLRTKVGHGVVLGTLISLVGALLLTMYEGIPLTHSQPQATVSNNHTGHENWIKGCLFLLTGVVLFSSWMLIQAKINTNYPSPYSSTVILSVFGTLQCALLSLIKTRHVDDWILRDELTIITVVIAGVVAQGMCTVGISWCIKQQGPVFSSAFSPVVLMSATLFDFLILHRVIYLGSVIGSVVVVIGLYIFLWSRGKQIEECKTMKLPTNTVDEEKEEEGRTNVNRGQLLVIPMTP, encoded by the exons ATGGCGGGTTTTATCGATGGGAAATGGGCACCGATGATAACGGGTGTTTTCATTAACATCATTTTGGGAATGGTTAACGCTTTGGTTAAGAAAGTTCTTGATGGAGGCATTAATCATATG GTTATTGCTACCTATCGTTTGGGTATTTCCACTGTTTTTCTTATTCCAATCGCTTACTTTTGGGAACG GAAAACAAGACCAAAGCTAACCATAAGCATCTCATGTCAGCTTTTCGTCAGTGCCCTTTTTGG gGCGAGCTTGATGCAATATTTCTACTTGCTTGGACTCTCCTACACTTCTGCGACGTTGGGATCTGCTTTCTGGGCCATAATGCCTTCCCTCACTTTCGTTATGGCTTTACTATTTGG GTTCGAAAAGCTAAACTTGAGAACCAAAGTAGGACACGGCGTCGTTCTTGGAACTTTGATAAGCTTAGTAGGAGCTTTACTTCTTACTATGTATGAAGGCATCCCATTAACACACTCTCAACCACAAGCAACGGTGTCAAACAACCACACAGGGCATGAGAACTGGATCAAaggttgtttatttttgttgacaGGAGTTGTACTTTTTAGTTCTTGGATGCTTATACAAGCCAAAATCAACACGAATTACCCTTCTCCATACTCGAGTACCGTTATTTTGTCGGTCTTTGGTACGCTTCAGTGTGCCCTTCTTAGTCTGATCAAGACTAGACATGTTGACGATTGGATCCTCAGAGACGAGCTTACCATTATAACCGTCGTTATAGCG GGTGTGGTTGCACAAGGAATGTGTACAGTAGGCATATCGTGGTGTATCAAACAACAAGGACCTGTCTTTTCCTCAGCATTTAGTCCTGTCGTGCTTATGTCTGCTACCTTGTTCGATTTCTTGATTCTTCATCGTGTGATTTATTTGGgaag CGTTATCGGATCTGTGGTGGTTGTGATCggtttatacatatttttatggaGTAGGGGTAAGCAAATAGAGGAGTGTAAGACCATGAAGTTGCCTACCAATACGGTGGAcgaagaaaaggaagaggaagGCCGTACAAATGTTAACAGAGGCCAACTTTTGGTTATACCAATGACCCCTTGA
- the LOC104707957 gene encoding WAT1-related protein At4g01440: protein MGYCDGKWTPVIIMVIINSALGLCNALVKKVLDGGVNHMDIATYRLAISTLFLAPYAFFWERRTRPKLTLNILVQLFFSALVGASLTQYFFLLGLSYTSATLACAFISMTPAITFVMALIFRVENLNMKSKAVMGMVMGTLICVGGALLLTTYKGVPLTKNGKLETHQLMNNKPAMKPENWLVGCLLLFAGSSCFGSWMLIQSKVNEKYPCQYSSTVVLSFFGTIQCALLSLIKSRDIGAWILTDKLDIITVVYAGAVAQGICTVGTSWCIRKRGPIFTSVFTPVGLIFATLFDFSILHRQICLGSVIGSGVVIFGLYIFLLGKVRQMKEECAKRSPSHLNEDGGEDDEQYKKGHLIVVPMTP from the exons ATGGGTTACTGCGATGGCAAATGGACGCCGGTGATTATCATGGTTATCATTAATTCGGCGCTGGGTTTATGTAATGCTTTGGTTAAAAAGGTACTCGATGGTGGTGTTAACCATATGGATATCGCAACATATCGTCTCGCTATCTCCACCTTATTTTTGGCACCATACGCATTTTTTTGGGAACG GAGAACAAGACCGAAACTTACGCTCAACATCTTGGTTCAGCTTTTCTTCAGTGCTCTTGTTGG ggCAAGTTTGACTCAGTATTTCTTCCTACTGGGGCTATCATACACGTCAGCTACGTTAGCATGTGCTTTTATTAGCATGACACCCGCGATTACATTCGTTATGGCTCTAATATTCAG GGTAGAgaatctaaacatgaaaagtAAAGCAGTTATGGGGATGGTGATGGGCACTTTGATATGCGTAGGAGGAGCTTTATTACTCACAACGTACAAAGGTGTTCCCTTGACAAAAAATGGAAAACTAGAAACTCATCAGTTGATGAACAATAAACCCGCAATGAAACCCGAGAATTGGTTAGTCGGATGCTTACTTCTCTTTGCGGGTAGTAGCTGTTTCGGGTCGTGGATGCTGATACAGTCCAAAGTGAATGAAAAGTACCCATGTCAATACTCGAGTACTGTCGTATTATCATTTTTTGGCACCATCCAATGCGCCCTTCTAAGCCTCATCAAATCTCGAGATATCGGGGCTTGGATCCTCACAGATAAACTCGACATCATCACCGTTGTTTACGCA GGAGCGGTAGCACAAGGAATATGTACGGTGGGAACGTCTTGGTGCATCAGAAAGAGAGGGCCAATCTTTACTTCTGTTTTTACTCCCGTGGGGCTTATATTCGCTACACTATTTGATTTCTCGATTCTTCATCGTCAAATTTGCCTTGGAAG TGTTATCGGATCTGGGGTTGTAATCTTTGGACTATACATATTCTTGTTGGGAAAAGTCAGGCAAATGAAGGAAGAGTGTGCAAAGAGGTCACCTTCTCATTTAAATGAAGAcggaggagaagatgatgaacaaTACAAAAAGGGTCATCTTATTGTTGTTCCAATGACTCCTTGA